A genomic stretch from uncultured Cohaesibacter sp. includes:
- the paaE gene encoding 1,2-phenylacetyl-CoA epoxidase subunit PaaE, protein MSRFFSLEVIDVRRETRDAVVLTLKPAPTDAAAFTFTQGQYLTFRRMFDQQELRRSYSICAGLDEGCLKVGIKRVEGGAFSTWANEELMVGEFVEAMPPMGRFFTPIDPAAEKNYLAFASGSGITPVLSIIKTVLAREPKSSVTLVYANRQMSSIMFREELEDLKNMYLGRLSVIHILKSEGQEIDLFTGRIDEEKLDALFNLWIDADTVDTAFICGPEPMMLTIADNLSKHGISDEQIKFELFASSQPGRARKPAVSKAGSITHNSCAVSVTLDGATRSFTMPKDGNSILEAAIANDMDAPFSCKAGVCSTCRARVLEGEVEMAVNHALEDYEVKAGYVLSCQCAPVSDKVVLSYDE, encoded by the coding sequence ATGTCACGATTCTTTTCGCTTGAAGTGATCGATGTGCGCCGCGAAACTCGCGATGCCGTGGTCCTGACGTTAAAACCCGCCCCAACGGATGCGGCGGCTTTCACCTTTACGCAAGGGCAATATCTGACCTTTCGACGGATGTTTGATCAGCAAGAGCTCAGACGCTCCTATTCCATCTGCGCTGGCCTTGACGAAGGCTGCCTCAAGGTGGGGATCAAGCGCGTGGAGGGCGGTGCTTTTTCCACCTGGGCCAATGAAGAGCTGATGGTGGGCGAATTTGTTGAAGCCATGCCTCCGATGGGGCGTTTCTTTACGCCAATTGATCCGGCCGCCGAGAAAAATTATCTGGCCTTTGCCAGCGGTTCCGGTATCACGCCGGTGCTATCGATCATCAAGACCGTGTTGGCCCGCGAACCGAAGTCAAGCGTCACGCTTGTTTATGCCAACCGGCAGATGAGTTCGATCATGTTCCGCGAGGAGCTGGAAGATCTCAAGAATATGTATTTGGGGCGGCTGTCCGTGATCCATATTCTCAAGAGCGAGGGGCAGGAGATAGATCTTTTCACTGGTCGCATCGACGAAGAAAAGCTTGATGCCCTGTTCAATCTCTGGATTGACGCAGACACCGTGGATACGGCCTTTATCTGCGGTCCGGAGCCCATGATGCTGACCATCGCGGATAATCTGAGCAAGCATGGCATTTCCGATGAGCAGATCAAGTTTGAGCTATTTGCCTCATCTCAACCGGGACGGGCTCGCAAACCCGCTGTTTCCAAGGCTGGATCCATAACGCACAATAGCTGTGCGGTTTCGGTGACCCTTGATGGCGCGACGCGCAGCTTCACCATGCCCAAGGATGGCAATTCCATTCTCGAAGCGGCCATTGCAAATGATATGGACGCTCCCTTCTCTTGCAAGGCAGGGGTCTGTTCCACCTGCCGCGCCCGCGTGCTGGAGGGCGAGGTCGAGATGGCGGTGAATCATGCACTGGAAGATTATGAGGTAAAGGCTGGCTATGTGTTGTCATGCCAGTGTGCCCCGGTGTCGGACAAGGTGGTGCTGAGCTATGACGAGTGA
- a CDS encoding Phenylacetic acid catabolic protein, with product MTSETAMMPIEEYLAQGGMLTSPENVTPRYRAELLRLMSSFVDSELAGSAGFANAINWAPGIAQRIAASRITLEKAANAEKVLDLMEDFGTDKARYNRAHDWAARMPRDAAIDACRQGGDMRLSVFHAPLVSWVDACVMNLLMGLATGIQLGELVQVSYSPLADVIRDIAPVEASHKELGRVGLKDICATAQGRREVEASVDYWLPRVAATFGVVGSERFERLNKMGLRHRTNEALLGEWTEAAKAELSALGLS from the coding sequence ATGACGAGTGAAACAGCCATGATGCCGATTGAGGAGTATCTCGCGCAAGGGGGAATGCTCACGTCGCCTGAAAATGTAACCCCGCGCTATCGCGCTGAGCTATTACGGCTGATGTCTTCCTTTGTTGATAGTGAGCTGGCTGGCTCCGCCGGTTTCGCGAACGCCATCAACTGGGCGCCGGGTATTGCACAACGAATAGCCGCCAGCCGGATCACTCTGGAGAAGGCCGCAAATGCGGAGAAGGTGCTCGATCTCATGGAAGATTTCGGCACCGACAAGGCGCGGTACAATCGCGCTCATGACTGGGCCGCGCGAATGCCGCGCGATGCCGCGATTGACGCGTGCCGTCAAGGTGGCGATATGCGCTTATCGGTCTTTCATGCGCCTCTGGTCAGCTGGGTGGATGCTTGTGTGATGAACCTGCTGATGGGGCTGGCAACCGGCATCCAGCTTGGGGAGCTGGTTCAGGTTTCCTACAGCCCATTGGCTGATGTGATCCGGGATATTGCCCCTGTTGAAGCGAGCCACAAGGAGTTGGGGCGCGTCGGTCTCAAGGATATCTGTGCCACGGCTCAAGGTAGGCGCGAAGTTGAGGCTTCTGTTGATTACTGGCTCCCGCGTGTGGCGGCAACTTTCGGAGTGGTCGGTTCCGAAAGGTTCGAGCGGCTGAACAAGATGGGGCTGCGCCACAGAACAAACGAGGCGCTTTTGGGTGAGTGGACCGAAGCTGCCAAAGCTGAGCTTTCTGCGCTCGGGTTGAGTTGA
- the paaZ gene encoding phenylacetic acid degradation bifunctional protein PaaZ, whose translation MKDATLSPRRLESYIAGAWRTGEGEGDPVANAATGAVHALIGTQGLDFRAALEWGRAVGGPALRAMTIHQRALMLKALGLKLMELKEEFYQESFATGATRSDAWPDIEGGIGTMLTFASKARREFPNARVLTEGPVEILARDGSFMGQHILSPMEGVAIHINAYNFPVWGMLEKIAPSLIAGMPCLVKPASQTAYLTELVVRRMLETGLLPDGALQIVTGDPGDLLDHVTEQDVVTFTGSATTGQMLRTKPAIVSNSVRFTMEADSLNASVLGADAGPGTPEFNLFVREVAREMTAKAGQKCTAIRRIMVPRSLEAAFVEALTARLGQVPIGLPTEPSVRMGALVSLKDREVVRARIAELLSEAEIVAGDPDNCPLISGDANKGAFMAPVLLRSANPQEGEAVHGIEAFGPVATLMPYDDPEEAICLCRMGRGSLVSSVFTDDKALAEKLVLGLAPFHGRVLIGNRGSAKSSTGHGSPLAPLVHGGPGRAGGGEEMGGMRGVKHFMQRTAIQGAPAMLSAVTGQWVDGAPVHQDRHPFRKSLAELEIGDQIVTDTRSVTQADVEHFAEFTGDTFYAHMDSAAAKANPFFEDRVAHGYLIASFAAGLFVDPEPGPVLANYGVDRMRFMMPVYFGDSLRVRLTCKEINPRENAEHGEVRWDCQVVNQREELVAQYDVLTMVAKTWPMSASNSVD comes from the coding sequence ATGAAAGACGCGACCCTGTCACCACGCCGTCTGGAAAGCTATATTGCCGGCGCCTGGCGTACGGGTGAAGGCGAGGGCGACCCTGTCGCAAATGCGGCGACAGGGGCCGTACATGCCTTGATCGGAACCCAAGGGCTTGATTTTCGAGCCGCCCTTGAGTGGGGCCGTGCCGTGGGTGGTCCTGCTCTGCGGGCCATGACGATCCATCAACGCGCCCTGATGCTCAAGGCCCTCGGCTTGAAGCTGATGGAGCTTAAGGAAGAATTCTACCAGGAAAGCTTTGCCACCGGAGCCACGCGGAGCGATGCATGGCCCGATATTGAAGGCGGCATTGGAACCATGTTGACCTTTGCGTCCAAGGCGCGGCGGGAATTCCCCAATGCTCGTGTGTTGACGGAAGGGCCTGTCGAGATACTAGCACGGGATGGCTCCTTCATGGGCCAGCATATCCTGTCGCCGATGGAAGGTGTGGCGATCCACATCAATGCCTATAACTTTCCGGTTTGGGGCATGTTGGAGAAAATAGCTCCTTCGTTGATTGCCGGCATGCCGTGCCTCGTCAAACCGGCCAGCCAGACCGCTTATCTGACAGAGCTTGTGGTGCGGCGCATGCTGGAAACCGGTTTGCTGCCCGATGGTGCCTTGCAGATTGTCACCGGCGATCCGGGCGATCTGCTGGATCATGTGACCGAGCAGGATGTTGTGACATTCACCGGTTCGGCGACCACCGGCCAGATGTTGCGGACCAAACCGGCCATTGTTTCCAATTCGGTGCGGTTTACCATGGAGGCGGATAGCCTCAATGCGTCCGTGCTCGGTGCGGATGCGGGGCCGGGCACGCCGGAATTTAATCTGTTCGTGCGCGAAGTGGCCCGCGAAATGACCGCAAAGGCAGGACAGAAATGCACAGCCATCCGCAGAATCATGGTGCCCCGTTCTCTTGAGGCGGCATTTGTGGAGGCTCTCACAGCGCGGCTTGGTCAAGTGCCGATCGGGTTGCCAACAGAGCCGTCTGTGCGCATGGGGGCGCTCGTTTCTCTTAAGGATCGGGAAGTCGTTCGGGCGCGTATCGCCGAATTGCTGAGCGAAGCGGAGATCGTTGCGGGAGACCCGGATAACTGTCCGTTGATCTCTGGCGACGCGAACAAGGGGGCCTTCATGGCGCCGGTGCTGCTGCGCTCGGCCAATCCGCAGGAAGGGGAGGCTGTGCATGGCATTGAGGCCTTCGGGCCGGTGGCAACGCTGATGCCTTATGATGATCCGGAAGAGGCCATTTGTCTTTGCCGCATGGGGCGTGGGTCTCTTGTCTCCTCAGTCTTTACCGATGACAAGGCGCTGGCTGAGAAACTGGTGTTGGGTCTTGCACCTTTCCATGGGCGCGTCTTGATCGGCAATCGTGGGTCGGCCAAAAGCTCGACAGGGCACGGCTCACCGCTTGCGCCGTTGGTGCATGGAGGACCGGGCCGGGCAGGTGGTGGCGAAGAAATGGGAGGCATGCGCGGTGTGAAGCATTTCATGCAACGCACCGCCATTCAAGGGGCTCCCGCCATGCTGTCTGCAGTAACGGGGCAATGGGTGGATGGTGCACCTGTGCATCAGGATCGCCATCCTTTTCGCAAATCCCTTGCCGAACTGGAGATCGGCGATCAGATCGTCACGGATACACGCTCTGTCACGCAGGCCGATGTGGAGCATTTCGCTGAATTCACGGGCGACACTTTCTATGCGCACATGGACAGCGCAGCGGCCAAGGCGAACCCGTTCTTTGAGGATCGAGTCGCCCATGGTTATCTCATTGCGTCCTTTGCAGCGGGGTTGTTTGTTGATCCCGAGCCGGGGCCTGTCCTTGCCAACTATGGGGTCGACAGGATGCGCTTCATGATGCCTGTCTATTTTGGTGACAGTCTGCGGGTTCGCCTGACCTGCAAGGAGATCAATCCGCGCGAAAATGCAGAGCATGGTGAAGTGCGCTGGGATTGTCAGGTGGTCAACCAGAGGGAAGAACTCGTGGCACAGTATGATGTGCTGACCATGGTGGCCAAAACCTGGCCCATGTCCGCATCAAATTCCGTTGACTAA
- a CDS encoding TetR/AcrR family transcriptional regulator produces the protein MARTRANDFEEKQHSLLLDAARVFATQGMEKASMSQIATAAGVSKSLLYHYYPSKDALIFEIVHSHLEELDQALTDANDLTLPPEERLEKLVQTVIEAYRGADDQHKVQLNASQALSDEQRAEIVKVERRIVKCFSNTLREIHPVLDDPDRPLLMPVTMSLFGMMNWVYMWFKEDGPISREDYAHLATVLILEGVKAVR, from the coding sequence ATGGCCAGAACACGCGCAAACGATTTCGAAGAAAAACAACATAGTTTGCTGCTGGACGCAGCGCGGGTCTTTGCAACACAGGGCATGGAAAAAGCCTCCATGTCGCAGATTGCAACCGCCGCTGGCGTGTCAAAATCCCTGCTCTATCACTATTATCCTTCAAAGGATGCGCTGATTTTCGAGATCGTGCATTCCCATCTGGAAGAGCTGGATCAGGCCCTGACGGACGCAAACGATCTGACATTGCCACCTGAAGAACGGCTTGAAAAGCTGGTTCAAACTGTCATTGAGGCCTATCGCGGCGCAGATGACCAACACAAAGTGCAGCTCAATGCCAGCCAGGCGCTCTCGGACGAACAGCGTGCGGAAATCGTCAAGGTGGAGCGGCGCATCGTCAAATGCTTCTCCAACACGCTACGCGAAATCCACCCGGTTCTGGATGATCCGGACAGACCGCTGCTGATGCCGGTTACCATGTCTTTGTTCGGCATGATGAATTGGGTCTATATGTGGTTCAAGGAAGATGGCCCCATTTCCCGCGAGGACTATGCCCATTTGGCAACCGTGCTCATTCTGGAAGGGGTGAAGGCTGTCCGCTAG
- the paaK gene encoding phenylacetate--CoA ligase PaaK, with protein sequence MNDLTPTKNLLDPIEVASRDEISALQYHRMRRSLAHAYENSPFYRKRFDEYGVHPSDLKTLADLSKFPFTQKTDLRDTYPFGMFAVPREKLVRVHGSSGTTGKPTVVGYTRKDIDIWADLVARSIRASGGRPGDIVHVAYGYGLFTGGLGAHYGAERLGCTVVPISGGMTERQVTLIHDFKPSIIMVTPSYMLSILDEFRRQGFDPRESSLKVGIFGAEPWTNSMREEIEQAFDMHAVDIYGLSEIMGPGVANECVETKDGLHIWEDHFYPEIIDPATGEVLPDGEMGELVFTTLTKEGLPMVRYRTRDLTRLLPGTARSMRRIEKITGRSDDMIILRGVNVFPTQIEEQILKCDGLTPHFQIELSRKEHKDTMVVHVEASTDHISEDARKASAVELSHHIKSVVGVTVRIDVRDPQELARSEGKAKRVIDNRPKI encoded by the coding sequence ATGAACGATCTGACACCAACCAAAAACCTTCTGGATCCGATTGAAGTCGCCTCACGCGACGAGATTTCGGCTCTACAATATCACCGCATGCGCCGTTCGCTGGCTCATGCTTATGAAAATTCGCCTTTTTATCGCAAACGCTTTGATGAGTATGGGGTTCACCCTTCAGATCTGAAGACCCTTGCGGATCTATCCAAGTTCCCTTTCACCCAGAAAACGGACCTCAGGGACACTTACCCCTTTGGCATGTTTGCCGTTCCTCGGGAAAAGCTCGTGCGGGTTCATGGCTCTTCAGGCACCACCGGTAAACCCACGGTCGTCGGCTATACGCGCAAGGATATCGATATCTGGGCCGATCTGGTCGCCCGTTCGATTCGTGCTTCTGGCGGGCGCCCCGGCGACATCGTGCATGTGGCCTATGGCTATGGCCTCTTCACCGGGGGTCTCGGAGCCCATTATGGCGCCGAACGACTGGGCTGCACCGTGGTCCCCATTTCAGGCGGCATGACCGAGCGGCAGGTCACCCTGATTCACGATTTCAAGCCCTCGATCATCATGGTCACCCCGTCTTACATGCTCTCGATTCTTGATGAGTTTCGCCGTCAGGGTTTTGACCCGCGTGAAAGCTCGCTCAAGGTTGGCATCTTTGGTGCTGAACCATGGACCAACAGCATGCGCGAAGAAATCGAACAGGCGTTCGATATGCATGCCGTTGATATCTATGGCCTCTCCGAAATCATGGGGCCGGGCGTTGCCAATGAATGTGTGGAGACAAAAGATGGTCTGCACATCTGGGAAGACCATTTCTACCCGGAAATCATAGACCCTGCCACCGGCGAAGTGTTGCCAGATGGCGAGATGGGCGAGCTGGTCTTTACCACACTCACCAAAGAGGGCTTACCGATGGTGCGCTATCGCACCCGCGACCTGACCCGCCTTCTGCCCGGAACGGCACGCTCCATGCGCCGGATCGAAAAAATAACCGGCCGCTCGGATGACATGATTATTCTGCGCGGAGTCAATGTATTCCCCACCCAGATCGAAGAACAGATCCTCAAATGCGATGGCCTCACCCCCCATTTCCAGATCGAGCTGTCGCGCAAAGAGCATAAGGATACTATGGTTGTCCATGTAGAAGCGTCCACGGATCATATTTCAGAAGACGCCCGCAAAGCCTCTGCTGTCGAGCTCTCCCATCACATCAAGTCGGTGGTAGGCGTAACGGTCAGGATCGACGTGCGCGATCCACAGGAGCTGGCTCGATCCGAAGGGAAGGCCAAGCGTGTTATCGACAATCGGCCAAAAATTTAA
- the paaI gene encoding hydroxyphenylacetyl-CoA thioesterase PaaI encodes MDQLTTMTPQEMAEACAKVMWDGDSTSQKLGMKLEHIAPGEAVLSMTVSKAMTNGHGNAHGGYLFTLADSAFAFACNTYNQITVAQNCTITFLAPGTLSDRLTATACERSRSGRSGLYDVQIVRDDGTIIAEFRGHARTIKGTLLSSRTVAKCDGV; translated from the coding sequence ATGGATCAGTTGACGACCATGACCCCGCAAGAAATGGCCGAAGCCTGCGCCAAGGTCATGTGGGATGGGGATTCCACATCTCAGAAGCTCGGCATGAAGCTGGAACATATTGCTCCGGGTGAAGCGGTCCTGTCCATGACAGTCTCCAAAGCGATGACCAACGGGCACGGCAATGCTCACGGCGGCTATCTCTTTACCCTGGCAGACAGCGCCTTTGCTTTTGCCTGCAACACATACAACCAAATCACCGTCGCACAGAATTGCACCATCACCTTTCTTGCACCGGGCACACTCAGCGACCGTCTGACGGCCACTGCCTGCGAGCGATCCCGCTCCGGCCGCTCCGGCCTCTATGACGTACAGATAGTGCGCGACGACGGAACCATCATTGCTGAATTTCGCGGCCATGCCCGCACCATAAAAGGGACACTGCTGTCGTCCCGAACCGTCGCCAAGTGCGATGGCGTCTGA
- the paaG gene encoding 2-(1,2-epoxy-1,2-dihydrophenyl)acetyl-CoA isomerase PaaG: MKTSETVLSDLQKGVLRLTLNRPDKLNSFNEEMHLALRAHMEHAHENADIRAILLTGAGRGFCAGQDLGDRDPRKGGAKPDLGQTIEKFYNPTLRLIRSLEKPVLCAVNGVAAGAGANIALACDIVLAAKSAKFIQAFSKIGLIPDAGGSWSLARILGEPRAKALAMLAAPLPAEKAADWGLIWQAVDDETLMDEANAMAEQLAAGPTVGLGLTKRLIQSASSQSLDTHLDMERDCQRMAGKTDDYAEGVAAFLEKRPANFRGC; encoded by the coding sequence ATGAAGACATCTGAGACCGTGCTGTCGGATCTGCAAAAGGGCGTGCTCAGGCTAACGCTCAACAGACCCGACAAGCTGAACTCATTTAACGAAGAGATGCATCTTGCCTTGCGGGCGCACATGGAACACGCCCATGAGAATGCGGATATCCGCGCCATTCTGCTGACAGGAGCCGGGAGGGGCTTCTGCGCGGGGCAGGATCTGGGAGATCGCGATCCCCGCAAAGGCGGTGCCAAACCGGATCTCGGCCAAACGATAGAAAAATTTTACAATCCAACTCTGAGGCTGATCCGCTCTCTGGAAAAGCCCGTGCTTTGCGCAGTCAACGGCGTGGCAGCAGGCGCTGGTGCCAATATTGCCTTGGCCTGTGACATTGTTCTGGCGGCAAAATCGGCGAAATTCATTCAGGCCTTTTCAAAGATCGGCCTCATTCCCGATGCGGGTGGCAGCTGGTCCTTAGCCCGTATTCTTGGGGAACCCAGAGCAAAGGCGTTGGCCATGCTGGCAGCCCCATTGCCAGCAGAAAAGGCCGCCGACTGGGGCCTGATCTGGCAGGCTGTAGATGATGAGACGCTGATGGACGAAGCCAACGCCATGGCCGAACAGCTTGCCGCAGGCCCTACCGTTGGTTTGGGGCTGACCAAACGCCTCATCCAGTCCGCATCCAGCCAGTCATTGGACACCCATCTTGACATGGAACGCGACTGCCAGCGTATGGCTGGCAAAACCGATGACTATGCCGAAGGGGTCGCTGCTTTTCTGGAAAAGCGCCCAGCCAATTTCAGGGGATGCTGA